The genomic region GACCACctcctcctcaaaaaaaaaccaaaaccaccacaaaacagGATTTGACTTCCTGTTCAATTGCTaagccttttttcattttgccaaaGGCTAAGATACaatcattaacatttttaaaatctctcttaGCAAAATTCTTGTGTCCAAAGGATAgtcttgtttcttcttccattgAAAGTGGTAGTTTAAATATACCTGACTGCTGGCTCCATTACCTTGCCTTGTGCTTTTGTGATAACTGACTGGACTAATATTTATTGTTAGCTTGGCCCCTCGCAGAATGTGTGATTTTGCACCATTGCTTCTTTCCAAACTTCAGTCTTCTACTTGCGAGATGCTGAACTGGAGAGAGAGCATTTTCCGCTCTCGGATACCAAAGCAGCAATGGCCAGGCGTTGCAGATTTCTGTTCCACACCAATTTAGTAGGCAGAGAGCAAAATGACCCTTTTGTCATGGGAAACTCTCGAGCACATTAACTCTGGCTGCTGTTGCCTTCTCTGCTCTGTAGAGAATTATTGTAACACTGAACTTCagagacttttctttctttgcagaaaaagttAGAAAACCTGAAGAGTCTAGATCTTTTCAATTGCGAGGTAACCAACTTGAACGATTATAGAGAAAACGTATTCAAGCTCCTCCCGCAACTCACATACCTCGATGGCTACGATCGGGATGACAAAGAAGCACCGGACTCTGATGCAGAGGGCTACGTGGAGGGCTTAGACGAcgaggaggaagatgaagatggTATGTGAATTGTGCTACTTAGTGTACGTAAGTTAAAAGATCGATATGCTGCCTAGTACATTTTGCTTCCAGCTCTGACTTGTTGGCAAGAGAAGGGTGTTCTCAGCAGCTCCTGACTGATGTAAAGGAGAAGTACCTCAGTGTCCTCTGAAGGAACGAGGGGAAAGGAGATGGGCAGGGCCTGAAAGAGCTACTTTCTCAGTCTTATCTCTAGTGAAAGATCGGGATGACAAAGAAGCACCGGACTCTGATGCAGAGGGCTACGTGGAGGGCTTAGACGAcgaggaggaagatgaagatggTATGTGAATTTGTGCTGCTTGGTGTACGTAAGTTGTAAGTTTGTTATGCTGCGTGGTATGTTTTGCTTGCAGCTCTGACTCGTTGGCTGGAGAGGGgtgtccccagcagctcctgacTGATGTAAAGCAGAAGTACCTCAGTGTCCTCTGAAGGAACAAGGGGAGAGGAAATGGGCAGGGCCTGAAAGAGCTACTTTCTCAGTCTTATCTCTAGTGAAAGGTGGGGAGCGAAAGGGTGGTAGAAGGAAGGGGCCAGGAGGAGTAAGACAAGCAGTAAGACACTGAAAGTGTTCAGGGAACGGTAAACTCCTGGGGATGAGGACGTAAGGGAGAAATGGGTAAGAAAGGATGGCATGCACATGCTGCAGTTTTCCAGGAACAGTACAGCTGGGGAGGTATGAGCAGTTGTGTAGACCCTGATGGAGAAGGGTAGGGTGGGGAACCAGCTTGGGCATAGAAAAAAGTAGCTGAGTCAAGGAATTAAGTAAAGGAGGCAAGACACTAATAGGAGTTTGTAGCTGCTCTGTGAGGGCAAAACGAACTAGTTGGGATCGGGCAGAAGACAGGAGAGTGTCTTTGAAGTCTGCCTGGGCAGGCTCTGTGAAAGGCACTAACGAAGCAGCAGGGAACTTTTTAATGTTAGGAAAATGCACAGTGGGTCCCACTGAGCTGTAGGTGCCATTCTGCCTCCCCGGCAGACTGCACTCGGAGGCGTCAGTGTACCAGTCGGATGAGTATCTGGCTGAGTTGGGGGAATTTGCTAGACTCTTCAAACCCAGCtgcacagcaaaagcaaatagcTGGACTTGCACTTTTCCCTTGAATGCTGAATGCGAGCTCTGGTGAGAGGGGCGAGTGCTGCAGCAGTGCCTGGCAGAGTGGTGCATTCGGCCAGGTTCATCAGGGACAGGTTCTCCTCATCAGAGCACAAGTCTGGGCCTGCATTCAAATCCATGCAAAAGCTCCAAAACACCATTCCTGCAGCatggaaaaacaatttctgGTTTGTTGCTTGGGCTAGTTGCATTTAATCTCTTTCCTCTTGAAAAGAGATTGTAAACCCCTAAGATGGATTGTGTGTGAGCCTCTTGGATTGCTCTGGCAGCATAAAGGCAGGAGGCCTCCCTTGGGGAGGGTTCCCAGTGCATGGCTGGCTTGTAAAGTTCTGCTCTATCCCTGGTGGGAGCAGATGGACACTTGGAGATGAAGAGCTGCAAGTATCCCACGGGCTCAAAAATGCGCATTAGTagtgggagctggagcagctgaagCTAAAGCAATCCCGAGGCTGCCGTGACTTACTGTCAAGGCCCCTGCAGCCCTAGAGCAGCTCGGACCATGGGTGCAGCTGCCACACTACCCTGTCACTAGGCTGAAGAGGCACAGGACTACATCTAGCCCCGTCTagcagctggagagctgccttTAATTCTGTACTGCCCTTCAGCAATGCTTTCAGTTTGCTCCTTGTGTCGATAGGAAGTCATACCTCAGGTGGCAGTGttggaaaaaagtaaactttaAATGTCTGAGTGGTTAATCTTGTTTGACTGTATAGAAGAGGAGTATGATGATGATGCTCAGGTAGTAGAAGACgaagaagatgaggaggaagaggaggaaggagaagaggaggatgtGAGCGGAGAAGAGGAGGTAAGGATTTATGCAGTTTATAACGGGTGTGGAGTGAACATGCTCTAACTGGGAATAGTTCGACAAGAAAGGGACCAAATACTGGAGACTTTTAGTACTTGAAGcgtgtgctttcttttttacttgggaagcatggggggggggggcggcttTGAGGCATGCCTGTCTATGAGCCAGCTGCCATCTAGTGACCATTGACATGAAATCGTTCTGTTTATTGGGCTGTCAAAAAATACTATCAGGAACATCTGCAGACCTAGTTTGTGGTGCCTTTGAAGGGCTGGGGTTACAGCCTCCATACAGACGAGAGCGTGGTACGTGACTTACTGACCTTGTGCTCTCAGAGCGAGCTTCCTCCTTGGGCACGTACCTTGTGATTCTTCAGGATGCTTAAATTCTTAGGGCGGTCCAGCTCCTGTGTGTAGGGCGTGCTGAGCCAGTCAGTCTGCTGAGACTTTGCTGTTAGCGCAAGCACTGGGAATGGGCTAAAATTTGACTGGAGGAGGTCGTATTATCTATCCTCCGGCCAAACAATCTTAGATACTTAACCGCCACTCCTGAATGGTTGGTCAGCCTCTTCtcaaaaacaacagcagctcCTCAGGCTCAGGGGATGTCTGTTTGCGTTTTAACTCTCTCTGCCCCTAGAACATGCACCTTCTCATACTGACCAGTCGTCAAGTTTTACTAAACTCAGGACGTCATAACAATCTGCAGCTACATATCAGCGTGAAGTATAAAACCATTTTCTCACTGAAGCTAGAAGTGGCTGCTATGATTGCTTGTGATTTTCTGCAATGAAACTTGGGCCAGAGTCCAGTTATATAAGTGCAGTTTTTTGCTACGGTATAAGTGCGTGGGAAGTATctgcctttttgtttggtttttgtttaagATGCTTCAAGgactttttctctgttgtaaaATGCTGTTGGGTATTGCCAAATTGTGAAAGGTCCTGCACTGAAACCGACTTTTTTaatccttcccttttttttttttttttaatccaggaGGATGAAGAAGGCTACAATGATGGTGAGGTagatgatgatgaagatgaagaagagCCCGGTATGGCAGTAATCCAGTTTTTGCTAgagattaataataataacatttttttaaaaaagtaaaataacattttctaaaaagcGGGCTCGTGTTTGTATTCCTGCTCCTTTGATAGCAAGCCAGTTGCCGAAGTAGAAGCTTGTTGAACTTGTTCAACTTCTCAGCAGCATGAGGGAGCACTCATGTAATTCaagttgtgttttattttctagatgAAGAGCGGGGACAGAAGAGAAAACGAGAACCTGAAGACGAAGGGGATGAAGATGACTAAACTGAATAAcctattttgaaaatttcctaTTGTGATTTGACTGTTTTTACCCTGTatttcccctccccacacccaacctttttttttcttttttctttttttttttttttttttttttcctgattgtaATGTTGCTGTGGGAACGAGAGGGAGAAGCAGACTGGGTGGGCAAGggaataaaatactatttttactGCCACTCCTCCTcctattcattttaattttttttctttttgtccctCTCTTAGTCCCTGTAACTGCAATAGTAAGTATAAACCAAGTGGTAATTTGTTTCTTATTATCGGAGTGGATAGTttgacatctttaaaaaaaaaaaaaaaaaaaagacaaaaaagtttAAGATCAGTGGATGATACCCCAAATACACATACTCTGTTCCGAGACAGCCGAATAGCGTTGGTTGTTGGGATTTTTCCACCGCTGCCAGTCACTAAATACATTGTAAGCATTTTTTGGGGGATGCTGCAAATCTAGGCGAAGCATCCCTCCACAGCAACAGGTGTGAGAATGGCATATTGATAAAGTGATTTATTTGTTGCCTGTCCGTGAATGACTGCCATTTTCAGCCAATGCTTTCCCTGCTTTTGTAGgtaccttttcttttgctgtttgtaAATAGTGACCaaatgtttttgttgggtttttttggggtgttcCTTTGGATCTGGTTTTGTGGGGTGAATTTGCAatctcccccccttccccgcactgtgtgttgtgtgttttcctttctgtttgtttttgggttgttttttttttttggctaggGTATAGCCAATACACTGAAAATGGCaggcatttaaatatatatataaatatatataaaaagtgtTCCTAATTCCTGAGTTACTAGTGAAATGAATTTGAcaattgtaataaaaaaatgtttcaaccCTTTTAAATAAGGTGTGTACTATTTTGGTCTGTAATATATAACACCTAGTCAATTTTAAGTGATGAGAAACTACTTCCACTTGTGCTATATACTTTGAAAATTTTTACAAACCTAAATACAGGAGGCAGTTCAGCATGTAGGGTAGGAGGTTTCTTTTCATACACTCAAGCACGAGATACTaatacaaaattgtattttcttaccTAGTGGAAGTCagtaaaatgactgaaaataccTAGTGAATGTACAGTTTTACTTTCATATCCCTCTTTAAAATAGCTTTAGAAGTGACTTGTATTTCCTAGTCAATATTTCATCTgtataaatacatttgcaacagttttttttcccagaagagcCAAACTTTTGAGTTTTATGTCTGTTTGTCATTGATGAATTTCAATAAATCTTTTTATACAATTTTTCTGTGGCTTATTTGAGTAAAATGGGCCACTGGGAAGGAATTGcatacctttttaaaaaggcatttactAAGCTATTCTGGTAAATCCCTGATATTTTTAGTAGCTTGATGATATGTTTTGCTCCATAAAAACTACTCTTAGCCATGGCTGGGTGAAACCAAGGGAGAGGTTTTGGCTTTAATGCAAATAATGCtatgccatttttctttcaaaaagaggGTTTCTTCTGTGTTACCAGCATGATTATTGCAGTTAAGCGTGTTCATTTCTACTGTTTAATCCTATCCCTATTTATCCAGGCCCAGAAGAAAGAACTCTTGATTTCCTTCGTCTGAGTGAGGTGCTGTGGTTCGGTGTGTGAGTTCTGGGTTAGTATCTCTAGGAGCTGTGGTCATCCGAGACGAGGGCTGTCCGCTGTGACTTACTGCCAGACCAGAGCTAAGTCTCCGCGTTTTCCTCTCTTGTGAACGAGTTGTGCATTAAAGGTGAACGGCATAGCAAGCAGCGTATACCGtgtacttaaaattaaatttctgtgcCGTGCAAGAGCACGAGAAGCTGTGGAAGATCACGTATTGCTCCTTCTTAACTGGATCTCTTTGGAAAAAACCATGCCTTTTTTGGAGGTGGGAAACTACACTATCCAGAAGTGTTTGTGTAgggtgggggggttttttgtttgtattttttttaagaggaaatacAACCGGGCAaactgctccctccccagccaggatCTGCTGCTGTGAAACCGAAACCACGAACTGGCAGGGTAGGGTCAGGCTCCTACAAAGCAAATAGCAGCCACCAGCCTTGAGTAACACGGGCAGGGCCAGCGGCTCTAGAGCTACGACCCAAACAGAGCTCTCGTGTCACTCTAAACCAGCTTAGTCCAAGACTTCAGGTGGGCTTTATACTGGGAAACTCAGTTTTCCAAAGGCGCAGCTTTCTACTCGAGCTGTTCGAAGGAATCGGCAGCGACTGGACCTGACCTTTCCTGCACGATGAGCCTCTCTAGGTCCCAGAGACGTAGCGAACGAGCCCGCCCAGATGAACGTCCCCTTTGCATGCAGAAGATGTAGCAATACCAGGCTCAGGCGGTGCTGCTGAAGTGACATTTGGTTTAACCTTTGTCACCCGTGGGCTTTACTGAGCCACCTCTGGCTTGCaaagcagtttttcctcttcccctggAAGCACCCAGAAACCCTTCAGCTCTTCACCCTGTGTGAGCAGTGAGTGGCCCAGGTGTCAGTTAAGTGACTCTTCTCTTTGGTACTGTTAATGATTTCAAAGCTTACTTTGGAATTAATTAGGTTTCtcaaagaaaactgcagcagtAAGACCTTTGCTACCCATGCCTAGTATTTACTGCTTTCCCAGTGAAGCAGAGCCCTGTTCGCtgttcagctctgctgaagcacTAATCCTGCTGGAGggtgagagagagggaagaggggaggcaGGTATCTGATGGACAGCGAGGTTTTGACTGTGTGTGCCGGGGGGGGGAAGCTAAGTGACTTCTGACtgccactgaaaacaaaaacgGGGTTTGCCTGATGTGGATAATTCCATATTTCACAGTGTAGAAGTAGAGTCTTGTCATGCTGAGAACCAAGGGCTTGTTTCCCCAAGCGCTCTGTGTGTACGTAAGTGCTGGCTAAAGATACTTAGCAACTTATCAACtcttggaaaaaacccaaaccccagtATTTTATAACAGTTCAGCTGGAAAACCCAGGTAGAAATACTGTTGGAAATGAATAATGGGAGAGTTCAGCTCATTGAAATGCCAAGTTTTTGTGTCACTTGGCTCGTTCCGCACACTGTAATTTGACGAGCCCTGGTCGTGCAGCAGTCTAGGGCTGATAGATCTGCCTGGGCAGGGACGATGGGGATGGAGCCTGGTATTTGCCAGATGCTCAAACCATTCTTTCGTGTAGCATGAAACATGCTTTACCTGGAACTTGTCAGGTGCTGGGGGAAACCTCTGCTTCATGGAAAAGCAGAGCCCTCCCTTGGCTCCTATTTCAGAGAAATCCCAAGAGTTTGTTCCTGGGGcgctttgctttgccttgctgTCCTGAGCCTGTTTTAAAGCTCAACCCGCCTAAAATGTCCTGCTGGGGCTTTCCACCCCTCTCCACAAACACAACCTCACTCGGGGGTTGCTCGGGGTTGTGCAGTGCCTGTCGATGAGCGTACGCAAGCCGGGAACAAGATGCTCTTGGTCAAAACTGTTACCTGCCAAGCCGAACGTATGAGGACTGCAAATCCATGTAGTCTTAATAACGTAATGGCCTAGGTATTTGCATTTCTGGCACCCTCGAGGATGGCTTCTCCTTGGTTGATTTGATAATGCTTTCTTGTGCCTGAACTCTTTGTGGAGACTCTGGTGGAGGTCAGGAAGGCTTTCTAAGCCCAAATAATTGTCAACATTATCCAATTATACAGGAGGAGATGACTGCCAGCTCTGTGTGGACTCTGCTGCAGATCCCCCACCACTAGTTTAAATGGTATTTCCTTAAAACTTGGGAATTtgtggtggggaaggaaagcTATTCCTTCATCCTATTGCCCGAGGTGGGGCCAGTGACTTGCTTGACCACATATATATTCCAGATCACTTTGAATTGAGATTTGGATATACAGAGGGGCAAATCCGCTGGTCTGCAGCCAGATAGAACAACTGACCATCCTTGCCAAAAGTGGGTTCCTGAAACAGTGATAGTCTGGGGTCTCATCCTGCCCTGCGATGCTTTGGTTGCTGTTAAATCACTGCCCCAGTTCTCTGCAGGACAATCCCTGCTTCGACCAAGACTCTTACAATTGTCTTTAAAGATGTCTTATGTTTCGGTAAGAATAAATCATCCCATGCTGAAATTTAGAAATCTCTGATGACTGCAGACTTCAGCCCTAGGAGTGAGATGGCTGAGGATTTTCCGTCCCCATtgttaagggaaaaaatgtacTGCAGAGTACTTAAAAAATGAGACTTCATTAAGGATCCAGCTGCATGGAGCTCATCCCGATgtgaaaataactgtttctcAGCTTTCTAGAGGGCATGGCGGCTTTAGCTATCGATGTTGACGTGCCGATACACCTACACCAGCAGCCAACGtgcaggctgggcagagctTTGGGCTGGCAGCGGCCATCTCTGCGGCCGGGGAGGACGCCCCAGCGCTGGGTTTGCAGTGACGGGAGCATCCCCGCAGCCGCACGGCTGCTGCCCGCGTCCTCCAGCCCCTCCGGACCACGACCGATGACTCGGCTCTAGCAGAAAGAAGTGGGCAGCCTGGGAATGGGACGAAGGTGCCGCACTCGCTGAAGGCTGATGGCAGGTAGGTCTGAGAGAAGGGCCACGATGCTTTCCCCGTGCCCAAAGAGGCCAGGGCAGCACGCTTTCCCTTGGCATCCCAGCTCACCGCTCTCTTCTGCTCTTGCAAATAATTGCTCCCACCTCCCAAAACGGAGCTGGGAGAGCTCACCTCCTCTCTCCCGCGTTGCTGCGCGCTGATGAACGCTTCATGGCGGGTGAAGCAATCGCCCTGCGCAACCCACGGCTTCGCTTGCAACAGCACTCGCCCTTCTTCCAGGCGAGGCTCTGGCGGCAGCAGCGCCCCGATTCACGGCTGCACGAGGCACCGAGGGAGGATTTAAATATTCGGCTGCTTTTTTGCTTCGTGCATTGGGCAAGGGGATGGTGGGGGGGGGATTAATGCTGCCGGGGGGTAAGCACAGGGTGGGACACGGGCTGGAGTCCAAGGACGTACATGTGTGGTTCAGGAGCTGCAGTTATCGCTCCCCTTTTAACTGGAAAACCTGACCACTTTTTCTGTCCGAGCATCTCCCATTAACTCTTGCTGGTGCTTCTCCGAACATATTTTGACTGCTGTTCTGTTTAGCTTGGCTCTTCTCGCTTGGTCCAGCTAATGTCACCGTGTGACTTTTCCGCCGTCGACTGCTTGTTGTCACTGCTGGTTTTGCTCCTTCTGCCCAGAGCCAATAAAAACCCGGTGAAGAACTTTTTGGCGAGACTTGAACGCTTTCTGTTtggaggttttatttttccattacgCTTGGACACTTGGCACTTGCCAAAGGTCCGCGGAGAAGGGAGGCAGCGGCAGAGGTAGCACCAGGCGAGCATTTCACCCTGCACGCCCTCCCGGGAGAAAACACCACCGGGCCTTGCTCCAAACATCCCCGTAGATCACCTTTGCTGTAATTGCtaattttaatgtgattttccAGCGCTGTTCAGAAGCTAGCTCCTGTTGGGCAGTAGGGCAGGCGACGGGATGTTTCCCTGCCGAGCCCTTACGGCTGCTGCGGAACATCTGGAGTGGCCACATCTGGCGGAAGCGGGTACATCCAAGTACAGCCGTCGGTCCTAGCGGGCAGGTTGATGTGGCACGTGGCACGTGCCTGGCGCTGGCCAGGACACCCAGAGAAGCGGCCGTCCGCTGCACAAATCCTGGTGCTGTTTCAGCTTCGTTTCAGCACCAAATTCCCCTTTTGGTGTTTGAAAGCCTCCGAGAGGGGATGGGAAAGTCCTGTTCCAGGAATCTCACTTTAGGTCAAAAGGCAGCAGTGCATAACTTCTAAAAATGCACTAAATGTGTAAAAATTTCTAATCATTTTTTGCTGGAGGAGGGGTTGAGCTCCCAACGGAGGGTCCCAACGGAGGGTGCGTAGCTGATGCTGCTGAACCAAGCGGGGCCAAGTTCTGCGAGCGCAAAGCACCCCTTGATTTTAAGGCTGTCAGGAAAAGGAGGAACCAGCATCATCCTCAGCAAAGTGATGGGAGACtcccatttaattaaaataaaacccatagTGCCTTCTCTGCATTTGCTTAATTTTGGAtttcaaaaaacaaatcttGTATTTTCGTCTgtaaatttgggggggggggtttaatCACCAGGAATCTTTTCAAGTGTCTTGGAAAACAGAGAATTAACAGTAATCCTGCAGCTAGGAAGCATATGAGGAGGCCAAACCTCAAACAAAGCGAAACCTTCAGGAAGCAGAAAGTAGGTCAGGTTGATAAGGATGAGCACAGAGGGACAGCATTAATACGGAGGGGAAAAGCAAAGTAGGAAAGAAATCACCCCATGGC from Ciconia boyciana chromosome 8, ASM3463844v1, whole genome shotgun sequence harbors:
- the ANP32A gene encoding acidic leucine-rich nuclear phosphoprotein 32 family member A, translating into MDMKKRIHLELRNRTPSDVKELVLDNCRSYEGKIEGLTDEFEELEFLSTINVGLTSVANLPKLNKLKKLELSDNRISGGLEVLAEKCPNLTHLNLSGNKIKDLGTIEPLKKLENLKSLDLFNCEVTNLNDYRENVFKLLPQLTYLDGYDRDDKEAPDSDAEGYVEGLDDEEEDEDVLSLVKDRDDKEAPDSDAEGYVEGLDDEEEDEDEEEYDDDAQVVEDEEDEEEEEEGEEEDVSGEEEEDEEGYNDGEVDDDEDEEEPDEERGQKRKREPEDEGDEDD